Proteins encoded together in one Bacteroides zoogleoformans window:
- a CDS encoding RagB/SusD family nutrient uptake outer membrane protein gives MKIRNILYAIAFTMPVLTSCVDLERYPLEELSDNSYWKAPKDAEMAVSDLYRSLPYWDVDDAINSDDAVHGIKWAAGNVSIGIYDPSDFSWSDNYAAIRKANTVFAKIDNIVNYDTAEKNKVLGQAHFFRAFQYFTLIQQFGDVPYTDSPLALADQADVKRMPRDEVYTKMMADFDKAIEYLPKSWPAADYGRITKGAAMAMKARAALYYSQWNVAAEYAKKVMDLGEYALYDKENTGKYQELFWEKADGCEEFILVRQFKESENSWFLIGWEAFPTKGWGGIDPTQSLVDAFEDIEGAPIAKSKIYNEKKPFENRDPRLEVNVLHDGESMYGVNIKVAPLKSSGVTGIGQHGDATATGYYQQKWLDPSIEPSSQGWDMGKDAVLIRYAEMLLTYAEAQNELSPLDPTAFDAVNQVRKRVGMPDLQNKDASKPTYCGTQDALRQRIRNEWRVEFALEGGKRQWDIRRWGIAKEVLNAPFLGLKYKLVDSSSAVDGDGGKICILYEGENIKLTGSKYEDHNYLYPIPQSERDLNSNLTQNLGYPN, from the coding sequence ATGAAAATAAGAAACATATTATATGCAATAGCATTTACGATGCCGGTACTGACGTCCTGCGTCGACTTGGAACGTTATCCATTAGAGGAACTTTCAGACAACAGTTATTGGAAAGCGCCTAAAGATGCTGAAATGGCGGTATCTGACCTCTATAGGTCATTGCCTTACTGGGACGTGGACGACGCCATCAACTCGGATGATGCGGTGCATGGTATTAAATGGGCTGCAGGAAACGTCTCTATAGGTATCTATGACCCGTCGGACTTCAGTTGGTCGGATAACTATGCTGCCATACGTAAGGCCAATACAGTCTTTGCCAAGATAGACAATATAGTCAACTATGACACTGCCGAGAAGAACAAGGTGCTGGGACAAGCCCACTTCTTCAGAGCATTCCAATACTTCACCTTGATACAGCAGTTTGGAGATGTACCCTACACCGACTCGCCGCTTGCTTTAGCCGACCAAGCCGATGTGAAGCGTATGCCTCGTGATGAAGTGTATACCAAGATGATGGCTGACTTCGACAAGGCCATAGAATATCTGCCCAAAAGCTGGCCTGCGGCAGACTACGGCCGCATTACCAAAGGAGCGGCCATGGCCATGAAAGCGAGAGCGGCTCTCTATTACAGCCAATGGAACGTAGCGGCAGAATATGCCAAGAAAGTTATGGATTTGGGCGAGTATGCGTTATACGACAAAGAGAATACCGGAAAATATCAGGAACTGTTCTGGGAGAAAGCCGACGGCTGCGAAGAATTCATTTTGGTAAGACAGTTCAAGGAGTCGGAAAACAGTTGGTTTCTGATTGGCTGGGAAGCTTTCCCCACCAAAGGATGGGGAGGTATTGACCCAACGCAGAGTCTTGTAGATGCTTTTGAAGATATAGAAGGGGCACCGATAGCAAAGTCAAAAATCTATAACGAGAAGAAGCCTTTCGAAAACAGAGACCCGCGTTTGGAGGTAAATGTGTTGCACGATGGTGAATCAATGTATGGCGTAAATATAAAGGTAGCTCCCTTGAAATCTTCGGGAGTGACGGGTATTGGCCAGCACGGTGACGCTACTGCCACGGGCTACTATCAACAGAAATGGCTTGATCCTTCTATCGAACCCTCTTCACAGGGATGGGATATGGGCAAAGACGCTGTCTTGATCCGTTATGCAGAGATGTTGCTTACGTATGCCGAGGCACAGAATGAGTTGTCTCCACTTGACCCCACTGCATTTGATGCTGTGAACCAAGTAAGAAAGCGTGTGGGCATGCCGGATTTACAGAATAAGGATGCAAGTAAACCAACGTATTGCGGCACACAAGATGCCCTACGTCAGCGCATCCGCAACGAGTGGCGTGTAGAGTTTGCCCTCGAAGGAGGCAAACGCCAATGGGACATCCGTCGTTGGGGAATTGCCAAAGAGGTGTTGAACGCTCCGTTCTTGGGACTGAAATATAAGTTGGTAGATTCTTCGAGTGCCGTGGATGGAGACGGGGGAAAGATTTGCATCCTTTATGAAGGAGAAAATATCAAACTTACGGGTAGCAAATACGAGGATCACAATTATCTGTATCCCATTCCGCAATCCGAACGTGACTTGAACTCCAATCTGACTCAAAACCTCGGTTATCCGAACTAA
- a CDS encoding DUF6057 family protein, with translation MMRFLKYIVFATLFIAYFLCYQGALSHVIIYHEQHHLFLFSSAYFHRTVLSEGFLSYATNFFIQFFFHPTWGSALLAFLLAGVYYLTDRLYRIVFKSEDLMNLAVIPSLALFLHTMSVDHTLNIVTGSFFALLLANMLLSVAGRFVNINPAIVRFLPKRKAISIGIVCLFLALYTAGGYYYFIKQYNVSERIMLRTDQFAKAKQWDKVMEYTENYLRRGRSNQLISYYHNMALYHAGQMPYRLFDYPQALGVKGLYFPWNANSRESEYGHVLYEELGHLNEAHRWEFEAMVVWGETAPHLLNLARYNLAVQRPQVAQRFINVLKQSLFYSDAACSLEQQSKEASDELPYNALIGVNDVPARFSNVVNIGPELNYLCEKDTANRMAFEYLMSHLLLSNHVEKFAKSLKYICNFSYPELPRIYEEALYVYELGVPEEEFAKVGFRVSEETKRRFERYYHLAEKNQMNELQREFGNTYWFYLNYISPYGNKVLTN, from the coding sequence ATGATGAGGTTTTTAAAGTATATCGTATTTGCCACACTTTTCATAGCCTATTTTTTGTGTTATCAAGGAGCATTGTCGCATGTGATTATCTATCATGAGCAACATCATCTTTTTCTTTTCTCTTCGGCATATTTCCACCGTACCGTTCTGTCGGAGGGTTTCTTGTCGTATGCCACTAATTTCTTCATACAGTTTTTCTTTCATCCCACATGGGGAAGCGCCCTTTTGGCCTTTCTTTTGGCAGGAGTTTACTATCTCACCGACCGTTTGTACCGAATTGTCTTCAAATCTGAAGACCTGATGAACTTGGCGGTGATTCCTTCGCTTGCCCTCTTCCTTCATACCATGTCTGTAGACCACACTTTGAACATCGTAACAGGAAGTTTCTTCGCCTTATTGCTGGCCAACATGCTGCTATCCGTTGCCGGGCGGTTCGTAAACATTAATCCGGCGATTGTTCGTTTTCTGCCCAAGCGCAAGGCCATAAGCATCGGCATTGTGTGCCTCTTTTTGGCGCTTTATACGGCAGGCGGTTACTATTATTTCATAAAACAGTATAACGTTAGCGAACGTATCATGCTCCGTACCGACCAGTTTGCAAAGGCAAAACAATGGGACAAGGTGATGGAGTATACCGAAAACTATCTGCGCAGAGGCAGAAGCAACCAATTAATCTCTTATTACCACAACATGGCCTTATATCACGCCGGGCAAATGCCTTACCGATTGTTCGATTATCCGCAGGCCTTGGGAGTAAAAGGCCTGTACTTCCCGTGGAATGCCAACAGCAGGGAGAGTGAATACGGACACGTGCTTTACGAAGAACTGGGCCACCTGAACGAAGCTCACCGATGGGAGTTCGAGGCAATGGTGGTATGGGGCGAGACTGCTCCGCATCTGCTCAACTTGGCACGCTACAACCTTGCGGTTCAGCGTCCCCAGGTGGCGCAACGTTTCATCAATGTGCTTAAGCAATCCTTGTTTTACAGTGATGCCGCCTGCTCATTGGAGCAGCAGTCAAAGGAGGCATCCGATGAATTACCCTACAACGCATTGATCGGAGTGAACGATGTTCCGGCACGCTTCTCGAATGTCGTCAACATAGGTCCGGAACTGAACTATCTGTGTGAGAAAGATACGGCCAACCGGATGGCTTTCGAGTATCTGATGAGTCACTTGCTGTTGAGCAACCATGTAGAAAAATTTGCCAAGTCGCTGAAATACATATGCAACTTCTCTTACCCTGAACTGCCCCGGATTTATGAAGAAGCTCTGTATGTATATGAATTGGGAGTTCCCGAAGAGGAGTTCGCTAAAGTAGGCTTTCGCGTAAGCGAAGAAACAAAGCGTCGATTTGAACGCTACTATCACTTGGCCGAAAAGAATCAGATGAATGAACTGCAACGGGAATTCGGTAATACGTATTGGTTTTACCTGAATTACATCAGTCCCTACGGCAATAAGGTTCTCACAAATTGA
- a CDS encoding TolB family protein, which translates to MKNFFLHIYIIGSLFLLGGCARHHKPDAYREAVPQIYPDYTNVVFPCNIAPPNFVIKEDGTAYQAEIGYGAAVKMIISNDEPTIRIPAKQWKQLLQEAKGEDIFFRISVLQGEKWTGYADIVNRISTHPIDPCLVYRLLYPGYELWNEMGIYQRDLTSHEQTPVVENRDFGRQCVNCHSFSRHSPDNMMMHIRGKDGGTLIYKNGKVEKTNLKPEGFKNGATYPSWNPDGRYLAFSMNEVQQFFHSAGKKMVEVSDLESDIVIYDTETNRIFTDSLVYTKAYMETFPTWSPDGENLYFCRAKAYRKNTSLDSIRYDLYRIRFDKKQERLYDLECVYEASSIGKSVSHPRISPNGKYLMFTQSDYGNFSIWHAESDLFLLELETKQVRALDEVNSNDVDSYHTWSSSGYWFVFSSKRLDTLWARLFFAAFDPETGRAGKPFLLPQEDPEFYNTCTYTFNVPELITAPINTQRQLLDGTQKRAKTVNN; encoded by the coding sequence ATGAAAAACTTTTTCCTACATATCTATATCATAGGTTCTCTCTTCCTGCTCGGAGGATGCGCACGCCATCATAAGCCCGACGCTTATCGCGAGGCTGTTCCTCAGATATATCCCGACTATACGAATGTTGTGTTTCCATGCAATATCGCTCCTCCGAACTTTGTCATAAAAGAAGACGGAACGGCTTATCAGGCGGAAATAGGATACGGTGCGGCCGTTAAGATGATTATAAGCAATGATGAGCCTACCATCAGGATTCCGGCAAAGCAATGGAAACAATTATTACAAGAAGCCAAAGGGGAGGATATATTTTTCCGTATCAGTGTGCTGCAAGGTGAGAAATGGACGGGCTATGCAGACATCGTCAACCGGATTTCAACTCACCCTATCGACCCCTGTCTGGTTTACCGGCTTCTCTACCCCGGCTATGAATTATGGAATGAAATGGGAATTTATCAACGCGACCTGACTTCTCATGAGCAAACTCCCGTTGTGGAGAATCGCGATTTCGGGAGACAATGCGTCAACTGCCACTCTTTCTCTCGGCATTCGCCCGACAACATGATGATGCATATTCGGGGTAAAGACGGAGGAACACTGATTTACAAGAACGGTAAGGTTGAAAAAACAAACCTGAAACCGGAGGGATTCAAGAACGGAGCGACTTATCCCTCGTGGAATCCCGACGGTCGCTATTTGGCTTTTTCCATGAATGAGGTACAACAGTTTTTCCACTCCGCCGGAAAGAAAATGGTAGAAGTCTCCGACTTGGAATCCGATATTGTCATCTATGACACCGAAACGAATCGGATATTCACCGATTCGCTGGTATACACGAAAGCGTATATGGAAACATTCCCGACTTGGAGTCCTGATGGGGAGAACCTTTACTTTTGCAGAGCGAAGGCTTATCGGAAAAATACTTCTTTAGACAGCATCCGCTACGACTTGTATCGCATCCGATTTGACAAGAAACAAGAAAGGCTGTATGATTTGGAATGTGTGTATGAAGCCTCTTCGATAGGCAAGTCGGTATCTCATCCGCGTATCTCTCCGAACGGCAAATACCTGATGTTTACTCAATCCGATTACGGCAATTTCTCCATCTGGCATGCGGAAAGCGACTTGTTTTTGTTGGAGCTGGAAACCAAGCAAGTCCGGGCATTGGACGAAGTGAACAGCAACGACGTGGACAGTTATCATACTTGGTCTTCGTCAGGATATTGGTTTGTCTTCAGCAGCAAGCGGTTGGACACACTATGGGCACGCCTTTTCTTCGCGGCTTTCGACCCTGAAACAGGACGGGCAGGCAAACCTTTTCTCCTGCCGCAAGAAGATCCTGAATTTTACAACACATGTACCTATACATTCAATGTTCCCGAACTGATTACTGCTCCCATAAACACTCAGCGGCAATTGTTGGACGGTACGCAAAAGAGAGCGAAAACAGTCAATAACTAA
- a CDS encoding family 20 glycosylhydrolase has translation MLTLKNTRLLLAVAILCISFSALRAENNPKPFTIPELKEWKGGKGHFELNGETSIIFDRKQPEAEKVAKLFAEDCRLMFGFAPKVNADGGKKSGIRFSLSSKSDLGEEGYRIRIGQGIEVSASHAKGLYWATRTLLQIAEQDEQRRLPKGTITDSPDYSVRGFMMDCGRKFIPLSYLQDLVKVMAYYKMNVLQVHLNDNGFKEYFDNDWNKTYAAFRLESDTYPGLTSRDGHYSKEEFIAFQEEAQKLGVEIIPEIDVPAHALAFTHYKPYIGSKEYGMDHLDLFNPETYTFVDALFKEYLEGEKSVFRGPRIHIGTDEYSNKDKAVVERFRAFTDHYIRYVESFGKQAVIWGSLTHAKGSTPVKVDNVIMDAWSNDYANPLEMLDLGYKLVSIPDGLTYIVPAAGYYYDYLNTKRLYESWTPAQINSVKIEERHPNLLGGMFAVWNDHVGNGISVQDIHHRTYPALQTLAVKMWTGENISWSYDDFEEKRLALREAPGVNRLGRIGSTKGLVYELSELKPGFTTPYREIGYGYRVSFDVEGREESKGAVLFRSPDAEFYLADPISGMMGFARDGYLNTFNYRVMPGEKVSISIEGDNKSTRLYVNGKLREELNILRRDFVQDDSQKTKKMYYVRTLVFPLKEAGTFNSIVRNLKVYNVI, from the coding sequence ATGCTTACCTTAAAAAATACCCGATTATTGCTGGCTGTAGCAATCTTGTGCATTTCCTTTTCCGCTTTACGGGCGGAAAACAATCCCAAGCCTTTCACCATTCCCGAACTGAAAGAGTGGAAGGGAGGCAAAGGACATTTTGAGTTGAACGGAGAAACCTCGATAATCTTCGATAGAAAACAGCCTGAAGCCGAGAAAGTGGCGAAGCTGTTTGCCGAGGACTGCCGGCTGATGTTCGGATTCGCCCCGAAGGTGAATGCCGATGGTGGGAAAAAAAGTGGTATACGCTTCAGCCTGTCATCGAAATCCGACTTGGGCGAAGAGGGTTATCGCATACGGATAGGCCAAGGCATAGAAGTGTCGGCTTCGCATGCGAAAGGGCTGTATTGGGCTACTCGCACCCTACTTCAAATAGCCGAACAGGACGAACAGCGCCGGCTGCCTAAAGGTACAATAACGGATTCGCCCGATTATTCGGTTCGAGGATTCATGATGGACTGCGGGCGTAAGTTCATACCACTCTCTTACCTCCAAGACTTGGTCAAAGTGATGGCCTATTACAAGATGAACGTGCTGCAAGTGCACCTTAACGACAACGGCTTCAAAGAGTACTTCGACAACGATTGGAACAAGACTTACGCCGCTTTCCGTTTGGAGAGCGACACATATCCCGGTCTGACCTCAAGAGACGGGCACTACAGCAAAGAAGAGTTTATCGCTTTTCAGGAAGAGGCACAGAAACTGGGGGTCGAAATCATACCCGAAATAGATGTGCCGGCACATGCGTTGGCGTTTACTCATTACAAGCCGTACATTGGAAGCAAGGAGTATGGAATGGATCATCTGGATCTGTTCAATCCGGAAACTTATACGTTTGTCGATGCGCTGTTCAAAGAATATTTGGAAGGAGAAAAGTCCGTGTTCAGAGGGCCGCGTATACACATCGGCACGGACGAGTATTCCAACAAAGACAAAGCTGTGGTGGAACGGTTCAGGGCTTTTACCGACCACTACATCAGATATGTGGAGAGCTTCGGCAAGCAGGCCGTTATTTGGGGATCGCTGACGCATGCCAAAGGCAGCACCCCGGTGAAAGTAGACAATGTTATTATGGATGCTTGGTCTAATGATTATGCCAATCCGCTTGAGATGCTCGACTTGGGCTACAAATTAGTCAGTATTCCCGATGGACTGACGTATATCGTACCTGCTGCCGGATACTATTACGACTACTTGAATACGAAGCGCTTGTATGAGAGCTGGACACCGGCGCAAATCAATTCCGTAAAGATAGAGGAGCGTCATCCGAATTTGCTTGGGGGCATGTTTGCCGTATGGAACGACCATGTGGGGAACGGTATTTCGGTGCAAGATATTCACCATCGCACGTATCCGGCTTTGCAAACATTGGCTGTCAAGATGTGGACGGGCGAAAACATTTCTTGGTCTTACGATGATTTTGAAGAAAAGAGGCTGGCGTTGAGAGAAGCTCCGGGAGTAAACCGGCTGGGGCGTATCGGTTCGACGAAAGGATTGGTGTACGAACTCTCCGAACTGAAACCGGGCTTTACCACCCCTTATCGCGAAATAGGATACGGTTATCGTGTTTCCTTCGATGTGGAAGGACGCGAAGAGTCGAAAGGAGCCGTGCTGTTCCGCTCGCCCGATGCCGAATTCTACCTTGCCGACCCAATAAGTGGAATGATGGGCTTTGCGCGCGATGGTTATCTCAATACTTTCAACTACCGGGTGATGCCGGGCGAGAAGGTTTCCATCTCCATCGAGGGAGATAATAAATCGACTCGCCTGTATGTAAACGGCAAGTTGCGGGAAGAACTCAACATCCTGCGCCGCGATTTCGTACAAGACGACAGTCAGAAAACAAAGAAGATGTACTACGTACGTACGCTGGTGTTCCCGCTCAAAGAGGCCGGAACGTTCAACAGCATCGTCCGTAACCTGAAAGTATATAATGTAATCTGA
- a CDS encoding glycoside hydrolase family 2 TIM barrel-domain containing protein, which yields MRKPLIIFLLCEMFVSTAFAVRDSLRGFQYASVQSPDGKEWESPERLALNKEQPRAYFFSFADVSSARKVLPEHSAYWMSLNGDWKFKWVPNPDERPKDFQRTDYDVSAWDDIYVPSSWNIYGIRKDGTQKYGTPIYVNQPVIFQHKVAVDDWRGGVMRTPPAHWTTYKHRNEVGSYRRDFTLPAGWNGREVFIDFDGVDSFFYLWINGQYVGFSKNSRNTASFNITPYLVTGKNTVAVAVYRSSDASFLESQDMFRLPGIFRTVALTSVPKLHVRDLVATPDLNSSFEEGTLAIKADIRNLDKKEAKGCSMVYSLYADKLYSDENTPVTGATAVAAVMPVGKDGIVTSQTTLTLPRPLLWSAEAPHRYTLVGELKDRKGRTIETVSAYVGFRKVEIKDTPASEDEFGLAGRYYYINGKTVKLKGVNRHETNPALGHAITREQMEREVMLMKRANINHVRNSHYPDDPYWYYLCDKYGIYLEDEANLESHEYYYGKASLSHPIEWEKAHVARVMEMVHSHVNHPSIVIWSLGNEAGPGKNFVTAYNALKAFDLSRPVQYERNNDIVDMGSNQYPSIAWTREAVKGKYGIKYPFHISEYAHSMGNAVGNLVDYWEAIESTNFFCGGAIWDWVDQAMYNYTPEGKRYLAYGGDFGDTPNDGQFVMNGIVFADLEPKPQYYEVKKVYQHIAVQAKDIRKGSFEIFNKYYFKDLNDYEVRWSLYENGSEVQSGTLPAARIAPRSRALVQIPYNYEALKPAAEYFVKMQFCLKDKKPWAEKGYATAEEQFLLKPASNLPGIATLTDNAGNLLIDKTDARFTDIRGKEFDARFDMQTGTIYSLKYKGETLIADGNGPKLDAFRAFVNNDNWVYAGWFENGLHNLRHKAVRATTLQRPDGAVVLAFTVESQAPNAARILGGTSSGRNTIEELTDRAFGENDFKFTTNQVWTVYRDGSIELQAGITSNRPKLILPRLGYVMKLPQKYDNFTYYGRGPVENYPDRKTGQFIELYRSTVEKEFANFPKPQDMANHEEVRWCALTDAAGAGAQFIATGGKMSVAPLQHTAVEMTLAGHPYQLPETTGTYLHLDLGVTGLGGNSCGQGGPLEPDRVLAGPHSFGFIIRPAAKNLTEAAQVSGNGTLPLSIVRNEAGEVSFLSLNPEAEICYTLGKEKKARTYNAPIPMREGGSVTAWFKSTPDIKASQTFGKIEKVQAEVINASSEETDGEEATNLTDGDAATIWHTMYSVTLAKYPHWVDLDAKDVKLVKSITYLPRQDSDNGNVKDYRIQVSTDGKTWSDPVAEGSFERNRKEKTVRFDKPVKARYIRFTALSEQQGHDYASGAEIGILAE from the coding sequence ATGAGAAAGCCACTTATTATCTTTTTATTGTGTGAAATGTTCGTCTCGACCGCATTTGCCGTGCGAGACAGTCTGCGCGGATTTCAGTACGCGTCCGTTCAATCGCCCGACGGAAAGGAATGGGAGTCGCCCGAACGGCTGGCGCTGAACAAGGAACAGCCTCGCGCTTATTTCTTTTCCTTTGCCGACGTCAGCTCCGCACGGAAAGTATTGCCCGAGCATAGCGCTTATTGGATGAGCCTCAACGGTGATTGGAAATTCAAATGGGTGCCCAATCCCGATGAACGACCGAAAGACTTCCAACGTACGGACTACGATGTGTCGGCTTGGGACGATATCTACGTGCCTTCGAGCTGGAACATCTACGGCATCCGGAAAGACGGAACTCAGAAATACGGAACACCCATCTACGTGAACCAGCCCGTCATCTTCCAGCATAAGGTGGCGGTGGACGACTGGCGCGGAGGAGTGATGCGCACGCCGCCTGCCCACTGGACTACCTACAAGCATCGCAACGAAGTGGGGTCTTACCGCCGCGATTTCACGTTGCCCGCCGGATGGAACGGCCGCGAAGTCTTCATCGACTTCGACGGGGTGGACTCTTTCTTTTATCTCTGGATAAACGGACAATACGTCGGCTTCTCCAAGAACTCGCGAAACACGGCGAGCTTCAACATCACTCCCTACCTCGTAACCGGAAAGAACACCGTGGCCGTGGCTGTTTATCGCAGTTCGGACGCTTCTTTCCTCGAGTCGCAAGACATGTTCCGCCTGCCGGGCATCTTCCGCACGGTGGCGCTTACCTCGGTTCCTAAACTGCATGTGCGCGATTTGGTGGCTACACCCGACCTAAACTCCTCTTTTGAGGAAGGTACGCTCGCCATCAAGGCCGACATCCGCAACCTCGACAAGAAAGAGGCTAAAGGATGCAGCATGGTCTATTCGCTCTATGCCGACAAGCTTTATTCAGACGAGAATACGCCGGTGACAGGCGCCACAGCCGTTGCTGCCGTGATGCCTGTGGGTAAAGACGGCATCGTCACCAGCCAAACCACACTGACGCTGCCCAGACCTTTGCTGTGGTCGGCAGAGGCTCCTCACCGCTACACGCTGGTGGGCGAACTGAAAGACAGGAAAGGGCGCACCATAGAAACCGTTTCTGCCTATGTGGGATTCCGTAAGGTGGAAATCAAGGACACCCCTGCCTCGGAAGACGAGTTCGGACTGGCCGGACGTTATTACTACATCAACGGAAAGACCGTGAAACTGAAGGGCGTGAACCGCCACGAGACCAATCCCGCACTGGGACATGCCATCACCCGCGAACAGATGGAGCGGGAAGTGATGCTGATGAAACGCGCCAACATCAACCACGTGCGCAACTCGCACTATCCCGACGACCCTTACTGGTACTATCTTTGCGACAAGTACGGCATCTATCTCGAAGACGAGGCCAATCTGGAGTCGCACGAATATTATTACGGCAAAGCGTCCCTGTCTCACCCCATAGAGTGGGAAAAAGCGCATGTGGCACGCGTGATGGAAATGGTACACAGTCATGTCAACCATCCCTCCATCGTCATTTGGTCGCTGGGCAACGAGGCCGGGCCGGGCAAGAACTTCGTGACTGCCTACAATGCACTGAAAGCTTTCGACCTCTCTCGGCCGGTGCAATACGAGCGCAACAACGACATCGTGGACATGGGCTCCAATCAATATCCGTCCATCGCTTGGACGCGCGAGGCCGTGAAAGGGAAGTACGGCATCAAATATCCTTTCCACATCTCGGAGTATGCACACTCCATGGGCAATGCCGTGGGCAATCTGGTGGATTATTGGGAAGCCATTGAGTCGACCAACTTCTTCTGCGGAGGAGCCATCTGGGACTGGGTAGACCAAGCCATGTATAACTACACCCCCGAAGGCAAACGATACTTGGCCTACGGCGGCGACTTCGGCGACACGCCCAACGACGGACAGTTCGTGATGAACGGCATCGTGTTTGCCGACCTCGAACCCAAACCTCAGTACTATGAAGTGAAGAAGGTGTATCAGCACATCGCCGTGCAAGCCAAAGACATACGCAAGGGCAGCTTCGAAATCTTCAATAAATACTACTTCAAAGACTTGAACGACTATGAAGTGCGCTGGTCGCTCTACGAGAACGGTAGCGAAGTGCAAAGCGGAACACTGCCCGCCGCCCGTATCGCCCCGCGCAGCCGGGCGCTCGTACAGATTCCTTATAATTACGAGGCGTTGAAGCCCGCTGCCGAGTATTTCGTGAAGATGCAGTTCTGCCTGAAAGACAAGAAACCTTGGGCGGAAAAGGGCTATGCAACGGCCGAAGAGCAATTCCTCCTGAAGCCCGCGAGCAACCTGCCGGGCATCGCCACCCTGACCGATAATGCCGGAAACCTGCTGATAGACAAAACGGACGCACGCTTCACCGACATCCGTGGCAAGGAGTTCGACGCACGCTTCGACATGCAGACCGGAACCATCTATAGCCTGAAATACAAAGGCGAGACGCTTATAGCCGATGGAAACGGGCCGAAGCTCGACGCCTTCCGTGCTTTCGTCAACAACGACAACTGGGTATATGCCGGATGGTTCGAAAACGGTCTGCACAACTTGCGGCACAAAGCCGTGCGCGCCACTACCCTGCAACGTCCCGACGGCGCCGTGGTACTGGCCTTCACTGTAGAGTCGCAAGCGCCGAACGCCGCACGCATTCTTGGCGGAACATCCAGCGGCAGGAACACAATTGAGGAACTGACCGACCGCGCATTCGGCGAGAACGACTTCAAGTTCACGACCAATCAGGTATGGACGGTCTATCGCGACGGCTCGATAGAGCTGCAGGCAGGCATCACGTCCAACCGTCCCAAGCTGATATTGCCGCGCTTGGGCTACGTGATGAAACTTCCGCAGAAGTACGATAACTTCACCTACTACGGACGCGGGCCCGTCGAGAACTACCCCGACCGCAAAACAGGACAGTTCATCGAACTCTATCGCAGCACGGTGGAAAAAGAGTTCGCCAACTTCCCCAAGCCGCAGGATATGGCCAATCATGAAGAGGTGCGCTGGTGTGCGTTGACCGATGCCGCAGGCGCAGGGGCACAATTCATTGCCACCGGCGGCAAGATGTCCGTGGCGCCGCTGCAACACACGGCTGTCGAAATGACGCTGGCAGGACATCCCTATCAGCTTCCGGAGACGACAGGCACTTATCTGCACCTCGACCTCGGCGTCACAGGCTTGGGCGGCAACAGTTGCGGACAAGGCGGACCGCTGGAGCCGGACAGAGTACTGGCAGGCCCGCATTCGTTCGGCTTCATCATCCGTCCGGCAGCAAAGAACCTGACGGAAGCGGCACAGGTAAGCGGCAACGGCACCCTCCCCTTGAGCATCGTGCGCAACGAGGCGGGCGAGGTGAGCTTCTTGTCCTTGAACCCCGAAGCCGAAATCTGCTACACCTTGGGGAAAGAGAAGAAAGCAAGAACCTACAACGCCCCCATCCCCATGCGCGAAGGCGGCAGTGTGACGGCATGGTTCAAGTCCACCCCCGACATCAAAGCGTCGCAGACCTTCGGCAAGATAGAGAAAGTGCAAGCCGAGGTAATAAACGCCAGCAGTGAGGAGACCGATGGCGAAGAGGCCACGAACCTGACCGACGGGGACGCCGCGACCATCTGGCACACCATGTACTCCGTCACCCTGGCCAAGTATCCGCATTGGGTGGATTTAGACGCTAAAGACGTGAAACTCGTCAAAAGCATCACTTACCTGCCCCGACAGGACAGCGACAACGGCAACGTGAAGGACTACCGCATCCAGGTGAGCACCGACGGCAAGACTTGGAGCGACCCCGTGGCCGAAGGCAGCTTCGAGAGAAACCGGAAAGAGAAAACCGTGCGCTTCGACAAACCCGTCAAGGCGCGCTACATCCGCTTCACCGCCTTGAGCGAGCAACAAGGACATGATTATGCGTCGGGAGCCGAAATAGGCATCTTGGCCGAATAA